A region from the Pseudomonas sp. KU26590 genome encodes:
- a CDS encoding NAD(P)H-dependent glycerol-3-phosphate dehydrogenase → MTQQQPIAVLGGGSFGTAVANLLAGNGHRVTQWMRDPEQAEAIRVNRENPRYLKGIKVLEGVEAVTDLHATLQHSQLVFVALPSSALRGVLTPHVDLLAGKMLVSLTKGIEADTFKLMSEILQDIAPAARIGVLSGPNLAREIAEHALTATVVASEDEDLCQQVQAALHGRTFRVYASADRFGVELGGALKNVYAIIAGMAVALNMGENTKSMLITRALAEMTRFAVSQGANPMTFLGLAGVGDLIVTCSSPKSRNYQVGFALGQGLSLDEAVTRLGEVAEGVNTLKVLKAKAQELQVYMPLVAGLHAILFEGRTLEQVIELLMRAEPKTDVDFISTSGFN, encoded by the coding sequence ATGACCCAGCAGCAACCAATAGCGGTCCTTGGCGGCGGCAGTTTCGGGACCGCAGTGGCCAATCTGTTGGCCGGCAACGGTCATCGGGTGACGCAGTGGATGCGCGATCCGGAGCAGGCCGAGGCGATCCGCGTCAATCGCGAGAACCCGCGCTACCTCAAAGGCATCAAGGTGCTCGAAGGCGTCGAGGCGGTCACCGACCTGCACGCCACCTTGCAGCACAGTCAACTGGTCTTCGTTGCACTGCCGTCCAGTGCGCTGCGTGGCGTACTGACCCCGCACGTCGACCTGCTCGCCGGCAAGATGCTGGTCAGCCTGACCAAGGGCATTGAGGCCGACACCTTCAAACTCATGAGCGAGATCCTTCAGGACATCGCGCCTGCTGCGCGGATCGGCGTGCTGTCCGGCCCCAACCTCGCCCGCGAAATCGCCGAGCACGCCCTGACCGCCACGGTTGTCGCCAGCGAAGATGAGGACCTTTGTCAGCAGGTTCAGGCTGCACTGCATGGCCGCACCTTCCGCGTGTACGCCAGCGCCGACCGTTTTGGCGTGGAGCTGGGCGGCGCGCTGAAAAACGTCTACGCCATCATTGCCGGCATGGCGGTCGCGCTGAACATGGGCGAGAACACCAAGAGCATGCTGATCACTCGCGCGCTGGCGGAGATGACCCGTTTCGCGGTCAGTCAGGGCGCCAATCCCATGACCTTCCTGGGCCTGGCCGGGGTTGGCGATCTGATCGTCACCTGTTCCTCGCCCAAAAGCCGCAATTATCAGGTCGGTTTTGCCTTGGGGCAGGGCCTGAGCCTGGACGAGGCGGTGACCCGACTGGGTGAAGTTGCGGAGGGCGTCAATACGCTCAAGGTGCTCAAGGCCAAGGCGCAGGAATTGCAGGTGTACATGCCGCTGGTGGCCGGGCTTCACGCCATTCTGTTCGAGGGCCGCACGCTGGAGCAGGTCATTGAGTTGCTGATGCGCGCCGAGCCCAAGACCGACGTCGATTTCATTTCAACCAGTGGTTTCAACTGA
- the sixA gene encoding phosphohistidine phosphatase SixA — protein sequence MKVWILRHGEAKPQARTDADRELTAKGREEVLRSAAHLMGQPLQQIIASPYVRARQTAELVRQVLGFTDPIVTVPWLTPESNPHKVLDQLEAYSDENVLLVSHQPLVGALIGLAVHGSLQEAQPMHTASLAQLEADLPLAGAMELVDVRHAE from the coding sequence GTGAAAGTGTGGATTCTGCGCCACGGCGAGGCGAAACCTCAGGCCCGCACGGACGCCGACAGAGAGTTGACCGCCAAGGGTCGGGAAGAGGTCTTGCGCAGTGCCGCTCACTTGATGGGTCAACCGCTGCAGCAGATCATCGCCAGTCCGTATGTGCGTGCCCGGCAGACCGCTGAGCTGGTCCGTCAGGTGCTCGGGTTTACCGATCCCATCGTGACCGTGCCGTGGCTGACGCCCGAGAGCAATCCGCACAAGGTCCTCGATCAGTTGGAGGCGTACAGCGACGAGAATGTGTTGCTGGTCAGTCATCAACCTTTGGTGGGCGCGTTGATCGGGCTGGCGGTGCATGGCTCTTTGCAGGAGGCGCAACCGATGCACACCGCCAGTCTGGCTCAGCTTGAGGCGGATTTGCCCCTTGCTGGCGCGATGGAACTGGTGGATGTTCGACATGCTGAATGA
- a CDS encoding hotdog fold thioesterase: MSVWRRPPDLDALNAKQKNTIGEVLDIRFEAVDDLSLTASMAVDGRTHQPYGLLHGGASVVLAETVGSTASYLVIDTDRFFCVGIEVNANHLRGVRSGRVTAVAHPVHIGRTTHVWDIRLTTEDGKACCISRLTVAVVPHGEQPPSR, translated from the coding sequence ATGAGTGTATGGCGTAGGCCCCCGGACCTCGACGCGCTGAATGCGAAGCAGAAGAACACCATCGGTGAGGTGCTGGATATTCGGTTTGAGGCGGTTGACGATCTGTCTTTGACGGCGAGCATGGCGGTGGATGGGCGTACTCATCAGCCTTACGGTTTGTTGCACGGCGGCGCTTCGGTGGTGCTGGCGGAGACGGTGGGTTCTACGGCCAGTTATCTGGTGATTGATACCGATCGGTTTTTTTGTGTGGGGATTGAGGTCAACGCGAACCATTTGCGGGGCGTGCGCAGTGGGCGTGTGACGGCGGTGGCGCACCCGGTGCATATCGGGCGCACGACGCATGTCTGGGATATTCGTCTGACGACGGAGGATGGTAAGGCCTGTTGTATTTCCCGGTTGACGGTGGCGGTGGTGCCGCATGGGGAGCAGCCGCCGTCTCGCTGA
- a CDS encoding alpha/beta fold hydrolase encodes MSQLLFFAHANGFPSGTYGKLFAALGPEFEIRHLEQHAHNPLFPVTDNWPQLVDELIHHVREQPEPVWGVGHSLGGVLHYHAALRHPELYRGVVMLDSPVLTRFDQWMIRAAKRFGFIDRITPAGRTLGRREVFSSVEAAREYFAGKSLFRRFDPECFEAYLLHGLQADGDGVRLRFDPATEISIYRSVPHTSPGLARQLRVPLAMVRGESSDVVRRHHALSVKSMREGVYLSVPGGHMFPLEHPEDTARMLTTLFSRWTTRANGEHADVALQRARA; translated from the coding sequence ATGTCTCAACTTCTGTTTTTCGCTCACGCCAACGGCTTCCCGTCGGGCACGTACGGCAAGTTATTCGCCGCGCTTGGGCCTGAGTTCGAGATTCGCCATCTGGAGCAGCATGCGCACAATCCACTGTTTCCGGTGACCGATAACTGGCCGCAGTTGGTGGATGAGTTGATCCACCATGTGCGCGAGCAGCCTGAACCGGTGTGGGGTGTGGGCCATTCTCTGGGCGGTGTGCTGCATTATCACGCGGCATTGCGTCATCCGGAGTTGTACCGGGGCGTGGTTATGCTGGATTCGCCAGTGCTGACGCGGTTCGATCAGTGGATGATTCGCGCTGCCAAGCGCTTCGGTTTCATTGATCGCATCACGCCGGCAGGCCGGACGCTCGGGCGCCGGGAGGTGTTCAGCAGCGTCGAGGCGGCCCGGGAGTACTTTGCCGGCAAGTCGCTGTTTCGGCGTTTCGATCCCGAGTGCTTCGAGGCGTATCTGCTTCACGGGCTGCAAGCCGATGGCGACGGGGTGCGCCTGCGCTTCGATCCCGCGACCGAAATCAGCATCTACCGCAGCGTGCCCCACACCAGCCCCGGCCTTGCCCGTCAGTTGCGGGTGCCGCTGGCGATGGTGCGCGGCGAAAGCAGCGATGTGGTGCGGCGCCATCATGCGCTGTCGGTCAAAAGCATGCGCGAGGGCGTGTATCTTTCCGTGCCGGGCGGGCATATGTTCCCCCTCGAACATCCTGAGGACACCGCCCGCATGCTCACAACGCTGTTTTCCCGCTGGACGACCAGAGCCAACGGTGAGCACGCCGATGTTGCCCTGCAACGAGCCCGCGCATGA
- a CDS encoding alpha/beta hydrolase, with product MTCSVEEVRLSLPHIELAAHLFGPQDGIPVIALHGWLDNANSFARLAPKLEGLRILALDMAGHGHSDHRPPGAAYGLPDYAHDVLQVAEQMGWERFSLLGHSLGAIISVIVAAAVPQRVSRLALIDGLVPPVGEPESVVERMGAALQAQLTQQSKRKPVYPDMDRAVEARMKGMVAVSREAAELLAQRGLMPVPGGYTWRSDSRLTLPSAIRLTRAQALSFVTAVRCPTQLIVAEEGMLAQNRELLASVPFTVTTLPGGHHLHLNDEAGAGSVADCFNRFFAVP from the coding sequence ATGACCTGCTCGGTAGAAGAAGTCCGACTGAGCCTGCCCCATATCGAGCTGGCCGCTCATCTGTTTGGTCCGCAGGACGGCATTCCGGTGATCGCCCTGCATGGCTGGCTGGACAATGCCAACAGCTTCGCGCGGCTGGCGCCCAAGCTTGAAGGGCTGAGGATATTGGCGCTGGACATGGCCGGGCATGGCCACTCCGATCACCGTCCGCCAGGTGCCGCCTACGGCTTGCCGGACTACGCCCACGATGTTTTGCAGGTGGCGGAGCAGATGGGCTGGGAGCGCTTCTCTCTGCTGGGTCATTCGCTCGGGGCGATCATTTCTGTGATCGTCGCGGCGGCCGTTCCCCAGCGGGTGAGTCGTCTGGCCTTGATCGACGGGTTGGTGCCGCCGGTGGGCGAGCCAGAGTCTGTCGTCGAGCGCATGGGCGCGGCGCTGCAGGCGCAATTGACCCAGCAGAGCAAGCGCAAACCGGTCTACCCGGACATGGATCGGGCGGTGGAGGCGCGGATGAAAGGCATGGTGGCGGTCAGTCGCGAGGCCGCCGAACTGTTGGCCCAGCGTGGCTTGATGCCGGTGCCGGGTGGTTACACCTGGCGCAGCGACAGCCGGCTGACCTTGCCCTCGGCGATTCGTCTGACGCGAGCGCAGGCGCTGTCTTTTGTCACGGCGGTGCGCTGTCCGACCCAGTTGATCGTCGCCGAGGAGGGCATGCTCGCTCAGAACAGGGAGCTGCTCGCCAGCGTTCCTTTTACGGTGACGACCTTGCCGGGCGGGCACCATCTGCACCTCAACGACGAGGCAGGGGCGGGCTCTGTTGCAGACTGTTTCAATCGCTTCTTCGCCGTTCCTTGA
- a CDS encoding DUF4892 domain-containing protein, whose product MTFAHTLTRTLALTLLLTGFSAIAHAADVPDSQDLPNLPRLADAEIVDYRPAVELERIYPLGSIRKISGQLRFDGQVSGRGKVTAITYQLPVEHSADEAFTAAREALQQQGAQLLFWCQARDCGESSLWANEVFGNAKLYGADNGQSYLLLRLAAPADNTLVALYGITRGNRRAFLHVEQFQSSTPLGDLLPTSATLLRELKSTGELELTMLTAEPQEPWITLLSRGLNLDSTLRVTLSGDQREAWRQALVAKGVRAARLEAGDRKNPGLTLELIR is encoded by the coding sequence ATGACGTTTGCCCACACCTTAACCCGCACGCTCGCGCTCACGCTGCTGCTCACCGGGTTCAGCGCCATCGCCCATGCAGCCGACGTACCCGACAGTCAGGATTTGCCCAACCTGCCGCGACTGGCAGACGCGGAAATCGTCGATTATCGCCCTGCCGTTGAGCTGGAACGCATCTACCCGCTGGGCTCGATCCGCAAGATCAGCGGCCAGTTGCGCTTCGACGGGCAGGTGTCCGGGCGCGGCAAGGTGACGGCCATCACCTACCAATTGCCGGTCGAGCACAGCGCCGACGAGGCGTTCACCGCGGCCCGTGAAGCGTTGCAGCAGCAGGGGGCGCAGTTGCTGTTCTGGTGCCAGGCCCGCGATTGCGGCGAAAGCAGCCTGTGGGCCAACGAAGTGTTCGGCAATGCCAAGCTGTATGGCGCCGACAACGGTCAGTCCTATCTGTTGCTGCGCCTGGCCGCCCCGGCGGACAACACGCTCGTGGCGTTGTACGGCATCACCCGCGGTAACCGCCGGGCGTTCCTCCACGTCGAGCAATTTCAGTCGAGCACCCCGCTCGGGGATTTGCTGCCGACTTCCGCGACCCTGCTGCGCGAGCTGAAAAGCACCGGCGAGCTGGAGCTGACGATGCTGACAGCGGAACCGCAGGAGCCCTGGATCACCTTGCTGTCCCGTGGCTTGAATCTGGACAGCACCTTGCGCGTCACCCTGTCCGGTGATCAGCGCGAGGCGTGGCGACAGGCGCTGGTGGCCAAAGGCGTGCGCGCTGCGCGGCTGGAAGCGGGCGATCGGAAAAATCCCGGTCTGACTCTCGAACTCATTCGCTGA
- a CDS encoding cation diffusion facilitator family transporter, whose translation MTEPSVLRLSIIVTFALAIFGVVFGLLTGSASIIFDGVYTLIDAIMTSFALIVAKLIAFSHNDVGRARLTRNFTMGFWHLEPIVLGLSGTLLVGTAGYGLIMAVGSLMAGGRHLDFGLALIFALVALVSAVGMIIYGRRANKRLHSSFIALDVKAWTISAAMTGALLLAFLTGWIIRGTELEWLSPYIDPAVLALVCLIVLPLPLPTIRDALADVLLVTPPEMKKRVDDVASDAVQRHGFLSYRAYVARVGRGRQIEIYFIVPPGLPPRSLEAWDLIRDEIGEEVGGTGPDRWLTIAFTVNKEWAE comes from the coding sequence ATGACAGAGCCAAGCGTGCTTCGCCTTTCCATTATTGTGACGTTTGCTCTGGCTATTTTTGGGGTGGTTTTCGGTCTGCTGACCGGATCTGCGTCGATTATTTTTGACGGTGTCTATACCCTTATCGACGCAATCATGACGAGCTTTGCACTGATCGTTGCCAAGCTGATTGCCTTCTCTCACAACGATGTCGGTCGAGCCCGCCTGACCAGGAATTTCACAATGGGGTTCTGGCACCTTGAGCCCATTGTGCTTGGTTTGTCCGGGACTCTATTGGTTGGCACTGCTGGCTATGGCCTGATCATGGCCGTTGGAAGCCTGATGGCGGGCGGGCGACACCTGGACTTCGGTCTCGCGCTCATTTTTGCTCTAGTGGCCCTTGTGAGCGCGGTTGGAATGATCATCTATGGCCGACGAGCGAACAAACGACTCCATTCAAGCTTCATTGCGCTGGACGTAAAAGCCTGGACGATCTCCGCCGCAATGACCGGCGCCCTGTTACTCGCGTTCCTGACCGGCTGGATTATCAGGGGTACAGAGCTGGAATGGTTATCGCCTTACATAGATCCAGCGGTGTTAGCGCTTGTTTGTCTCATCGTTTTACCCTTACCGCTGCCGACGATTCGTGACGCTCTCGCAGATGTTCTGCTGGTGACCCCGCCAGAAATGAAGAAAAGAGTCGATGACGTTGCAAGCGATGCTGTCCAGCGACATGGCTTCCTTTCCTACCGTGCCTATGTGGCACGTGTGGGGCGCGGGAGGCAGATCGAGATTTACTTCATCGTCCCGCCGGGCTTGCCGCCCCGCTCCCTGGAGGCATGGGATCTGATCCGGGATGAAATTGGCGAAGAGGTCGGAGGTACCGGCCCTGATCGTTGGCTGACAATAGCCTTTACCGTTAATAAAGAATGGGCTGAATGA
- a CDS encoding AI-2E family transporter produces MFNNDRLLVQIILLALFGACLWVMVPFWSALFWGAVLAFASWPLMRLLTRALKGRESLAAAILTLGWMVLVLAPLVWLGFNLADHVRDATVFIKDVQVDGLPDPPTWLAGIPLVGERLVGYWNTIDEQGAALLVSVRPYLGQVGNWLLARSAQIGGGILELTLSIVFVFFFYRDGPRVAAFVLSLLERLIGDRAPYYLELVAGTVQRVVNGVIGTAAAQAVLALIGFLIAGVPGALVLGIGTFLLSLVPMGPPLIWIPATAWLAWRGDYGMAIFLGLWGTFIVSGVDNVLKPYLISRGGNLPLVIVLLGVFGGLLAFGFIGLFIGPTLLAVAYSLLLDWVGESRARQPVK; encoded by the coding sequence ATGTTCAATAACGATCGCCTGTTGGTGCAGATTATCCTGCTCGCGCTATTCGGCGCCTGCCTGTGGGTGATGGTGCCGTTCTGGTCGGCGCTGTTCTGGGGTGCCGTGCTGGCGTTCGCCAGCTGGCCGCTGATGCGTCTGCTGACCCGCGCGCTCAAGGGGCGGGAATCCCTAGCGGCGGCGATTCTGACCCTGGGCTGGATGGTGCTGGTGCTCGCGCCGCTGGTGTGGCTGGGCTTCAATCTCGCGGACCACGTGCGCGACGCAACGGTGTTCATCAAGGACGTGCAAGTGGACGGCCTGCCGGATCCTCCCACCTGGCTGGCGGGCATTCCGCTGGTGGGCGAGCGGCTGGTGGGTTACTGGAACACCATCGATGAACAAGGCGCTGCGCTGCTGGTCAGCGTCCGGCCTTACCTCGGACAAGTAGGCAATTGGCTGCTGGCGCGCAGTGCGCAGATCGGCGGCGGCATCCTCGAGCTGACCCTGAGCATCGTCTTCGTGTTCTTTTTCTACCGCGACGGGCCGCGCGTGGCGGCGTTCGTTCTGAGCCTGCTGGAACGACTGATCGGCGATCGCGCGCCGTATTACCTCGAACTTGTGGCGGGCACTGTGCAACGGGTGGTCAACGGTGTGATCGGCACGGCAGCGGCGCAGGCAGTGCTGGCCTTGATCGGTTTCCTGATTGCCGGTGTGCCGGGCGCGCTGGTACTGGGCATCGGCACCTTCCTGCTGAGCCTGGTGCCCATGGGCCCGCCGCTGATCTGGATACCGGCCACGGCGTGGCTGGCCTGGAGAGGCGATTACGGCATGGCGATCTTTCTCGGCCTGTGGGGCACGTTCATCGTCAGTGGCGTCGATAACGTGCTCAAGCCGTATCTGATCAGCCGCGGTGGCAATCTGCCGCTGGTGATTGTCTTGCTCGGGGTGTTTGGCGGGTTGCTGGCGTTCGGTTTCATCGGCCTGTTCATCGGCCCGACATTGCTGGCGGTGGCCTACAGCTTGCTGCTGGACTGGGTCGGAGAAAGCCGCGCGCGGCAGCCGGTCAAGTAA
- the xopAW gene encoding XopAW family type III secretion system calcium-binding effector: protein MITGVSGSSSYSSYTSASTSSTTSTANSKKFADELLKKLDANGDGSIDKDELSSALSSDSKDGITVSLSKAFGDLDSNDDDSLDADELAALTPPPPPPMQMDGSSAADDAQNLLSALDSDGDGTVSSDELTTALSSSGSSADSSKVFDALDTNKDGTVSIDELTASLQAQQPPPPPPAEDASDLFSSLDSDSDGSISAAELTSALQGTTNSASASSSSSQTASTQTATSQTTTQATEALNRMVAALSDRYNLNGNATSGKYVSTSA from the coding sequence ATGATCACAGGCGTCAGCGGCAGCAGCAGTTATTCCAGCTACACCAGTGCCAGCACGAGCAGCACCACCAGCACAGCCAACAGCAAGAAGTTCGCCGACGAGTTATTGAAGAAACTCGACGCCAATGGCGACGGCAGTATCGACAAGGACGAGCTGAGCTCGGCGCTGTCCTCGGACTCCAAAGACGGCATTACCGTCAGCCTGAGCAAGGCGTTCGGCGATCTCGACAGCAATGACGACGACAGCCTCGACGCCGACGAACTGGCCGCCCTGACGCCTCCGCCGCCGCCACCCATGCAGATGGACGGCAGCTCTGCGGCGGATGACGCGCAAAACCTGCTGAGTGCGCTGGACAGCGACGGCGACGGTACGGTCAGCAGCGATGAACTCACCACCGCACTGAGCAGTTCAGGCAGCAGCGCCGACAGCAGTAAAGTGTTCGATGCCCTGGACACCAACAAGGACGGCACCGTCAGCATTGACGAATTGACCGCGAGCCTGCAGGCCCAGCAACCGCCGCCACCGCCGCCTGCTGAAGACGCCAGCGATCTGTTCAGCAGCCTGGACAGCGACAGTGACGGCAGCATCAGCGCCGCCGAACTGACCAGCGCATTGCAGGGCACGACGAATTCCGCCAGCGCCTCGTCCTCCAGTAGCCAGACCGCCTCTACGCAAACAGCCACTTCGCAAACCACCACCCAGGCCACTGAAGCCCTGAACCGCATGGTCGCGGCCCTCAGTGACCGCTACAACCTCAACGGCAACGCTACGTCCGGCAAATACGTCAGCACCTCAGCCTGA
- a CDS encoding sensor histidine kinase, which translates to MIRSADTLFARLFGGALLAIVLAHLLAFLWFHYYGPRMPPPPGCDRPMAGQMQPPPPERNAATDDELRRPPPPQGCRPPLLGIPLVPLLFQLISLVLAAWFGAKALSRPIRRLSEAAERLSENLDSPPLAANGPREARQAAQAFNLMQERIREQVQQRGRMLAAVSHDLRTPLARLKLRVEQIDEPRLHGQMSQDLNDMIGMLDATLTYLNEQRTSEALQYFDVQALIESLAENAQDNGDDIQASGTCRPLQSQPMALRSCLNNLIDNALRYAGHARVEIEDASDRLRVSVIDHGPGIPESLREVVFEPFYRVESSRNRNSGGVGIGMTIAREAARRMGGDLRLEQTPGGGLTAVLDLPRI; encoded by the coding sequence TTGATCCGCTCGGCCGACACCCTGTTTGCCCGGCTGTTTGGCGGGGCGTTGCTGGCGATCGTCCTCGCCCACCTGCTCGCGTTCCTCTGGTTTCACTACTACGGCCCGCGAATGCCGCCTCCGCCCGGTTGTGATCGGCCGATGGCCGGCCAGATGCAACCGCCGCCCCCCGAACGCAACGCTGCAACGGACGACGAGCTCCGGCGCCCTCCTCCACCACAAGGATGCCGCCCGCCGCTGCTGGGCATTCCGCTGGTGCCCTTGCTGTTCCAGCTGATCAGCCTGGTGCTGGCCGCCTGGTTCGGCGCCAAGGCGTTGAGCCGGCCGATCCGCCGATTAAGCGAAGCGGCCGAGCGCCTCAGCGAAAACCTCGACAGCCCGCCGCTGGCCGCCAATGGCCCTCGCGAGGCACGTCAGGCGGCCCAGGCCTTCAACCTGATGCAGGAGCGCATTCGCGAACAGGTGCAACAGCGTGGGCGCATGCTCGCCGCCGTGTCCCATGACCTGCGCACGCCGCTCGCGCGTCTGAAACTGCGGGTCGAGCAAATCGACGAGCCGCGCCTGCACGGGCAGATGAGCCAGGACCTCAACGACATGATCGGCATGCTCGACGCGACCCTGACCTACCTCAACGAACAGCGCACCAGCGAAGCACTGCAGTATTTCGACGTGCAGGCGCTGATCGAATCCCTGGCCGAAAACGCTCAGGACAACGGCGACGATATCCAGGCCAGCGGCACCTGCCGGCCGCTGCAATCCCAGCCCATGGCCCTGCGTTCCTGCCTGAACAACCTGATCGATAATGCGCTGCGTTACGCCGGGCATGCGCGGGTGGAGATCGAAGACGCCAGCGATCGCCTGCGGGTCAGCGTCATCGATCACGGCCCGGGCATTCCCGAATCGCTGCGCGAAGTGGTGTTCGAGCCCTTCTATCGGGTCGAGAGTTCGCGCAATCGCAACTCGGGTGGCGTTGGCATCGGCATGACCATCGCCCGGGAAGCCGCGCGCCGAATGGGCGGCGACCTGCGCCTCGAGCAAACCCCCGGCGGCGGCCTGACCGCCGTGCTGGATCTGCCGCGCATCTGA
- a CDS encoding response regulator, whose product MQTTPDSTTATAPSEERRWNTRALIVDDDIPIRELLCDYLARFNIHSTGVTDGNAMRLALTEDTYDVVVLDLMLPGEDGLSLCRWLRSTSDIPILMLTARCEPTDRIIGLELGADDYMAKPFEPRELVARIQTILRRVRDDRTEERTTLRFDNWRLNSVLRQLTAPDGLVVPLSNAEFRLLRVFLERPRRVLNREQLLDAARGRSIEAFDRSIDLLVSRLRQKLGDDPKSPQLIKTVRGEGYMFDAREIG is encoded by the coding sequence ATGCAGACAACACCCGACAGCACCACCGCCACCGCGCCGAGCGAAGAGCGCCGCTGGAACACCCGCGCCCTCATCGTCGACGACGACATCCCCATCCGCGAACTGCTCTGCGACTACCTCGCCCGCTTCAACATCCACAGCACCGGCGTCACTGACGGCAACGCCATGCGCCTGGCCCTGACCGAAGACACCTACGACGTCGTCGTCCTCGACCTCATGCTCCCCGGCGAAGACGGCCTCTCCCTCTGCCGCTGGCTGCGCAGCACCTCCGACATCCCCATCCTCATGCTCACCGCCCGCTGCGAACCCACCGACCGCATCATCGGCCTGGAACTGGGCGCCGACGACTACATGGCCAAACCCTTCGAGCCCCGCGAACTCGTCGCGCGCATCCAGACCATCCTGCGCCGCGTGCGCGATGACCGCACCGAAGAACGCACCACCCTGCGCTTCGACAACTGGCGCCTGAACAGCGTCCTGCGCCAACTCACCGCGCCGGACGGGCTCGTAGTGCCCTTGTCCAACGCCGAATTCCGCTTGCTGCGGGTCTTCCTCGAACGTCCGCGCCGCGTGCTCAACCGCGAACAATTGCTAGACGCCGCCCGCGGCCGCTCCATCGAAGCGTTTGATCGCAGCATCGACCTGCTGGTCTCGCGCCTGCGGCAGAAGCTCGGCGATGATCCGAAATCCCCGCAACTGATCAAAACCGTGCGCGGCGAAGGCTACATGTTCGACGCCCGGGAGATTGGTTGA
- the kdpF gene encoding K(+)-transporting ATPase subunit F yields the protein MSVLDGVSLLLAAGLFVYLLVALLRAGRVEE from the coding sequence ATGAGCGTTCTGGATGGGGTGTCACTGCTGCTCGCAGCAGGGTTATTCGTTTACTTGCTGGTTGCGCTCCTGCGCGCCGGCCGGGTTGAGGAGTAA